In Necator americanus strain Aroian chromosome IV, whole genome shotgun sequence, the following proteins share a genomic window:
- a CDS encoding hypothetical protein (NECATOR_CHRIV.G15715.T2), with translation MASFEELALNCALNLEQAELRDAVARKEKINRATSAILGVVPAFSIVAFLACIVLCLLTIFALVKRRLPSRKYSVVLSRTVADVFSCSLFCAASFMANENSASYAILALFLCAATFGFIHLSLSHLLVIVLRQLSVTRPYGFQTLCTIRRVSTAVALIWLVSILYAAAFAPLTTVVLDPAKSKDVCSYGSCERPLLIVAICVIGAFILIVPGCYCAVLYKLKSIAYSEKMHNEPEITKKKMYKFFYFGAHLGLYALISALILVGAAIILHNVWLYNTIRSSMHKDCDVVGYIDTLIRLETLSGADYQRLLPWLASSNLEPLRENQVQVISRASPLQWQKNCFNCPVFNIDGKLHPWDFKN, from the exons ATGGCTTCTTTCGAAGAGTTAGCGCTCAACTGTGCTCTCAATTTGGAACAGGCCGAGCTGCGAGATGCCGTCGCTAGGAAGGAGAAGATCAACCGG GCAACATCCGCAATTCTAGGAGTCGTTCCTGCTTTTTCAATTGTTGCATTCCTCGCTTGCATAGTGCTATGCCTGCTGACCATTTTCGCATTGGTCAAAAGACGACTCCCTTCCAGAAAATACAG TGTGGTGCTCAGTCGAACGGTGGCCGATGTGTTCTCCTGTTCCCTATTCTGTGCCGCCTCATTCATGGCTAACGAAAATTCTGCCTCTTACGCTATCCTCGCCCTCTTCCTCTGTGCGGCCACGTTCGGATTCATCCACCTGAGCCTTTCACATCTTCTCGTTATTGTTTTGAGACAG CTGAGCGTCACTCGTCCCTATGGCTTTCAAACCCTCTGCACTATTCGTCGCGTGAGCACAGCAGTAGCTCTTATTTGGTTGGTTTCCATATTATATGCGGCAGCCTTCGCACCTCTCACTACCGTTGTACTTGACCCTGCGAAGAGCAAAGATG tcTGCAGCTACGGTAGTTGTGAACGACCTCTTCTGATTGTGGCGATTTGTGTGATTGGTGCCTTCATTCTAATCGTGCCAGGTTGCTACTGTGCTGTCCTGTACAAGCTCAAGTCGATCGCATACAGCGAGAA AATGCACAACGAACCGGAGAtcacgaagaagaaaatgtacaaATTCTTCTACTTCGGAGCTCATCTCGGCTTGTATGCGCTCATTTCAGCGCTGATCCTTGTCGGAGCCGCCATCATCCTTCACAATGTTTGGTTGTACAACACCATCAGGAGTTCAATGCACAAGGATTGTGATGTCGTTGGA tacatAGACACGTTGATTCGTCTGGAAACTCTATCCGGAG CGGACTATCAACGTTTACTCCCATGGTTGGCATCAAGCAATCTTGAACCTTTGAGGGAGAATCAAGTCCAG GTGATCTCTCGAGCGAGTCCTCTACAGTGGCAAAAGAATTGCTTCAATTGCCCAGTGTTCAACATTGATGGGAAATTACATCCATGGGATTTCAAGAACTAA
- a CDS encoding hypothetical protein (NECATOR_CHRIV.G15715.T1) translates to MASFEELALNCALNLEQAELRDAVARKEKINRATSAILGVVPAFSIVAFLACIVLCLLTIFALVKRRLPSRKYSVVLSRTVADVFSCSLFCAASFMANENSASYAILALFLCAATFGFIHLSLSHLLVIVLRQLSVTRPYGFQTLCTIRRVSTAVALIWLVSILYAAAFAPLTTVVLDPAKSKDVCSYGSCERPLLIVAICVIGAFILIVPGCYCAVLYKLKSIAYSEKMHNEPEITKKKMYKFFYFGAHLGLYALISALILVGAAIILHNVWLYNTIRSSMHKDCDVVGYIDTLIRLETLSGGAVLLWLVRIVFDIVIAILADYQRLLPWLASSNLEPLRENQVQVISRASPLQWQKNCFNCPVFNIDGKLHPWDFKN, encoded by the exons ATGGCTTCTTTCGAAGAGTTAGCGCTCAACTGTGCTCTCAATTTGGAACAGGCCGAGCTGCGAGATGCCGTCGCTAGGAAGGAGAAGATCAACCGG GCAACATCCGCAATTCTAGGAGTCGTTCCTGCTTTTTCAATTGTTGCATTCCTCGCTTGCATAGTGCTATGCCTGCTGACCATTTTCGCATTGGTCAAAAGACGACTCCCTTCCAGAAAATACAG TGTGGTGCTCAGTCGAACGGTGGCCGATGTGTTCTCCTGTTCCCTATTCTGTGCCGCCTCATTCATGGCTAACGAAAATTCTGCCTCTTACGCTATCCTCGCCCTCTTCCTCTGTGCGGCCACGTTCGGATTCATCCACCTGAGCCTTTCACATCTTCTCGTTATTGTTTTGAGACAG CTGAGCGTCACTCGTCCCTATGGCTTTCAAACCCTCTGCACTATTCGTCGCGTGAGCACAGCAGTAGCTCTTATTTGGTTGGTTTCCATATTATATGCGGCAGCCTTCGCACCTCTCACTACCGTTGTACTTGACCCTGCGAAGAGCAAAGATG tcTGCAGCTACGGTAGTTGTGAACGACCTCTTCTGATTGTGGCGATTTGTGTGATTGGTGCCTTCATTCTAATCGTGCCAGGTTGCTACTGTGCTGTCCTGTACAAGCTCAAGTCGATCGCATACAGCGAGAA AATGCACAACGAACCGGAGAtcacgaagaagaaaatgtacaaATTCTTCTACTTCGGAGCTCATCTCGGCTTGTATGCGCTCATTTCAGCGCTGATCCTTGTCGGAGCCGCCATCATCCTTCACAATGTTTGGTTGTACAACACCATCAGGAGTTCAATGCACAAGGATTGTGATGTCGTTGGA tacatAGACACGTTGATTCGTCTGGAAACTCTATCCGGAGGTGCAGTTCTGCTTTGGCTTGTCCGAATTGTGTTCGACATTGTGATCGCTATTCTAGCGGACTATCAACGTTTACTCCCATGGTTGGCATCAAGCAATCTTGAACCTTTGAGGGAGAATCAAGTCCAG GTGATCTCTCGAGCGAGTCCTCTACAGTGGCAAAAGAATTGCTTCAATTGCCCAGTGTTCAACATTGATGGGAAATTACATCCATGGGATTTCAAGAACTAA
- a CDS encoding hypothetical protein (NECATOR_CHRIV.G15716.T2) produces the protein MNWIILLTTLISLNLFASLVAILLLTAHLFAYHNPRKLGDSPTAAALTTRTNQGNNPCASGQLRTLLGISCAAALDMAIYEDNTMMLTPRDGRRTATTLAPTSTPEIVPFLEPTNSPERSKFSRGLFTIIATCSSVRDLLDERECKDKKEKIGCGDALEIAMQCPYTCFCSS, from the exons ATGAACTGGATCATCCTGTTAACAACGCTCATCTCGCTGAACCTCTTTGCCTCACTCGTCGCAATCCTACTGCTTACGGCTCATTTATTCGCATATCACA ATCCTCGAAAACTTGGTGATAGCCCAACGGCAGCCGCTTTGACGACGAGGACAAATCAA GGTAATAACCCGTGCGCTAGTGGACAACTGAGAACGTTGCTAGGTATATCGTGTGCAGCTGCATTGGATATGGCCATTTACGAGGACAATACGATGATGTTAACACCTCGTGATGGTCGGAGGACGGCGACGACGCTGGCGCCGACGTCGACACCAGAAATCGTACCATTTCTCGAGCCCACCAACA GTCCGGAACGAAGCAAATTCTCACGGGGATTGTTCACCATAATCGCAACGTGCTCCTCTGTGCGAGACTTGTTGGATGAACGAGAATGTAAggataagaaggaaaaaatcggaTGTGGTGATGCGCTTGAAATAGCAATGCAATGTCCATACACTTGTTTCTGCTCATCCTAG
- a CDS encoding hypothetical protein (NECATOR_CHRIV.G15716.T1): MITKNTRVRYARTSSSSDMCSAAGGGRCVSVVCGMNWIILLTTLISLNLFASLVAILLLTAHLFAYHNPRKLGDSPTAAALTTRTNQGNNPCASGQLRTLLGISCAAALDMAIYEDNTMMLTPRDGRRTATTLAPTSTPEIVPFLEPTNSPERSKFSRGLFTIIATCSSVRDLLDERECKDKKEKIGCGDALEIAMQCPYTCFCSS; encoded by the exons ATGATCACCAAAAACACTCGCGTACGCTACGCGCGCACCTCCTCGTCGTCAGACATGTGTAGTGCTGCTGGCGGTGGCCGTTGTGTGTCTGTGGTATGCGGCATGAACTGGATCATCCTGTTAACAACGCTCATCTCGCTGAACCTCTTTGCCTCACTCGTCGCAATCCTACTGCTTACGGCTCATTTATTCGCATATCACA ATCCTCGAAAACTTGGTGATAGCCCAACGGCAGCCGCTTTGACGACGAGGACAAATCAA GGTAATAACCCGTGCGCTAGTGGACAACTGAGAACGTTGCTAGGTATATCGTGTGCAGCTGCATTGGATATGGCCATTTACGAGGACAATACGATGATGTTAACACCTCGTGATGGTCGGAGGACGGCGACGACGCTGGCGCCGACGTCGACACCAGAAATCGTACCATTTCTCGAGCCCACCAACA GTCCGGAACGAAGCAAATTCTCACGGGGATTGTTCACCATAATCGCAACGTGCTCCTCTGTGCGAGACTTGTTGGATGAACGAGAATGTAAggataagaaggaaaaaatcggaTGTGGTGATGCGCTTGAAATAGCAATGCAATGTCCATACACTTGTTTCTGCTCATCCTAG
- a CDS encoding hypothetical protein (NECATOR_CHRIV.G15717.T1) has protein sequence MPFDEPSSLRREDPVKKKTMKRLTCRKCEGHGFISVLKGHAAVCPFNECNCDRCSSVMSMRANALIRRFRHRQPGQNSAVLKTIRSKNGNMRLRIVPKGNQVEEGTTITYMDESSARAFVISTALSGSVSESSSPSLPTTPPLLPPNATPPVLPGNQELFLEYVQQMLQAKKQQGTKVPHSNYSRLFSDLLTQQANSVNIAKSTAVQPETIPPLLAQTLLLSSFQPLQQFLSLV, from the exons ATGCCTTTCGATGAGCCATCATCGCTACGACGTGAGGATCCCGTAAAGAAGAAGACTA TGAAAAGGCTCACATGTCGTAAATGCGAAGGTCATGGATTCATATCGGTTTTAAAGGGACACGCCGCTGTATGTCCGTTTAACGAGTGTAACTGTGATCGC TGTTCGTCAGTGATGAGCATGCGAGCAAACGCACTCATTCGACGTTTCCGCCACCGACAACCAGGACAGAACTCTGCGGTGCTCAAAACTATCCGTTCCAAAAATGGTAATATGCGTCTAAGGATCGTTCCCAAAGGAAATCAAGTGGAAG AAGGCACTACGATCACATACATGGATGAGTCATCAGCACGTGCCTTTGTGATCTCAACCGCTCTTTCTGGATCGGTTTCTGAATCCTCATCACCTTCTCTCCCCACCACTCCACCACTTCTACCTCCAAACGCTACTCCACCTGTGCTACCTGGCAATCAGGAATTGTTCCTCGAATATGTTCAACAGATGTTGCAAGCAAA AAAGCAGCAGGGTACAAAAGTTCCTCATTCAAACTATTCCAGACTTTTCTCTGACCTTCTCACACAGCAGGCCAATTCCGTAAACATCGCAAAATCAACGGCAGTACAACCGGAAACCATCCCCCCTCTACTCGCTCAAACGCTCCTCCTTTCCTCATTTCAACCGCTACAACAGTTCCTTTCACTTGTATAG
- a CDS encoding hypothetical protein (NECATOR_CHRIV.G15717.T2) encodes MPFDEPSSLRREDPVKKKTMKRLTCRKCEGHGFISVLKGHAAVCPFNECNCDRCSSVMSMRANALIRRFRHRQPGQNSAVLKTIRSKNGNMRLRIVPKGNQVEEGTTITYMDESSARAFVISTALSGSVSESSSPSLPTTPPLLPPNATPPVLPGNQELFLEYVQQMLQAKLFSDLLTQQANSVNIAKSTAVQPETIPPLLAQTLLLSSFQPLQQFLSLV; translated from the exons ATGCCTTTCGATGAGCCATCATCGCTACGACGTGAGGATCCCGTAAAGAAGAAGACTA TGAAAAGGCTCACATGTCGTAAATGCGAAGGTCATGGATTCATATCGGTTTTAAAGGGACACGCCGCTGTATGTCCGTTTAACGAGTGTAACTGTGATCGC TGTTCGTCAGTGATGAGCATGCGAGCAAACGCACTCATTCGACGTTTCCGCCACCGACAACCAGGACAGAACTCTGCGGTGCTCAAAACTATCCGTTCCAAAAATGGTAATATGCGTCTAAGGATCGTTCCCAAAGGAAATCAAGTGGAAG AAGGCACTACGATCACATACATGGATGAGTCATCAGCACGTGCCTTTGTGATCTCAACCGCTCTTTCTGGATCGGTTTCTGAATCCTCATCACCTTCTCTCCCCACCACTCCACCACTTCTACCTCCAAACGCTACTCCACCTGTGCTACCTGGCAATCAGGAATTGTTCCTCGAATATGTTCAACAGATGTTGCAAGCAAA ACTTTTCTCTGACCTTCTCACACAGCAGGCCAATTCCGTAAACATCGCAAAATCAACGGCAGTACAACCGGAAACCATCCCCCCTCTACTCGCTCAAACGCTCCTCCTTTCCTCATTTCAACCGCTACAACAGTTCCTTTCACTTGTATAG